A stretch of Corallococcus macrosporus DNA encodes these proteins:
- a CDS encoding YfbK domain-containing protein: protein MLKSLLRSALPLLLLTSAGPVLAQPAVGSVGKGVIIGTVIDVVSRKPVPDVVVTATSPRMQGEQTVVADAQGNYRIPQLPAGTYTVRFEREGFKVYARADIQLLANRTIRLNVEMLPDPDSRTVEIIGGPPAISVGSTNQGVNVDPEFIKRIAVARPVGQGGATRSTEQANPPGVSISGTTSPENGYVVDGLSTNDPAFGINGNPNSTNDRERAPSWALPYMHVVVPDGTPQTVYRAPQASAVPTPQPAPERTVAPKGQRFFDMYFKGYGVNPTVDTEEERFSTFSVDTDTASYSLTRAYLERGALPDEQAVRVEEFVNTFDYGYANAPDAPFSVNVEGFPSPARKGYQVVHIGVKARDVSAAQRKPGHLVFVIDVSGSMDMENRLGLVKRSLRLLVDALDERDWVSIVVYGSEARQVLAPTNATQRASILGAIDSLHTDGSTNAQAGMELGYALAASHLVKGGINRVILCSDGVANNGITEADGIWARVKEQAAAGITLSTVGFGMGNYNDVLMERLAQVGEGNYSYVDKLEEARRIFVQNLTGTLQVVAKDVKLQVEFDRKTVSRYRLIGYENRLLTQQQFNDDRVDAGEVGAGHAVTALYEVKLRDPAQTNFGTLRIRYKAPEGGSSKLIEKAMPVTLLRPAYEKAASPTRLSYVAAAFAEKLRGSYWARPLTYDALVSLWEELGTPMKTRQDVVELGELIRLAKKLDRREDRFETIAPVRTMDADRVPTLK, encoded by the coding sequence ATGCTGAAGTCCCTCCTGAGAAGTGCCCTGCCCCTGCTCCTGCTGACGTCCGCCGGGCCCGTGCTGGCCCAGCCGGCCGTGGGCAGCGTCGGCAAGGGCGTCATCATCGGCACGGTGATTGACGTCGTCAGCCGGAAGCCCGTGCCGGACGTGGTCGTCACCGCCACCAGCCCCCGCATGCAGGGCGAACAGACGGTGGTCGCGGACGCCCAGGGGAACTACCGCATCCCCCAGCTTCCCGCGGGCACGTACACCGTGCGGTTCGAGAGGGAGGGGTTCAAGGTCTACGCCCGCGCGGACATCCAGTTGCTCGCCAATCGCACCATCCGCCTGAACGTGGAGATGCTGCCCGACCCCGACTCAAGGACCGTGGAGATCATCGGCGGCCCGCCAGCGATCAGCGTGGGCTCCACGAACCAAGGCGTCAACGTGGACCCGGAGTTCATCAAGCGCATCGCGGTGGCGCGCCCGGTGGGCCAGGGTGGAGCGACGCGTTCCACGGAGCAGGCCAACCCGCCCGGTGTGTCCATCAGCGGCACGACCTCGCCTGAGAACGGCTACGTGGTGGACGGCCTGAGCACGAACGATCCGGCCTTCGGCATCAACGGCAACCCGAACAGCACGAACGACCGCGAGCGCGCCCCGTCCTGGGCCCTGCCGTACATGCACGTCGTCGTCCCGGACGGCACGCCACAGACGGTGTACCGCGCTCCCCAGGCCTCGGCGGTCCCCACGCCGCAGCCCGCGCCGGAGCGCACCGTGGCCCCGAAGGGCCAGCGCTTCTTCGACATGTACTTCAAGGGCTACGGCGTGAACCCCACCGTGGACACCGAGGAGGAGCGCTTCTCCACCTTCTCCGTGGACACGGACACGGCGTCGTACTCGCTGACGCGCGCCTACCTGGAGCGCGGCGCGCTGCCGGACGAGCAGGCCGTGCGCGTGGAGGAGTTCGTCAACACCTTCGACTACGGCTACGCCAACGCCCCGGACGCCCCCTTCAGCGTGAACGTGGAGGGCTTCCCCTCCCCCGCGCGCAAGGGCTACCAGGTGGTGCACATCGGCGTGAAGGCGCGCGACGTGAGCGCCGCCCAGCGCAAGCCCGGCCACCTCGTCTTCGTCATCGACGTGTCCGGCTCCATGGACATGGAGAACCGGCTGGGGCTGGTGAAGCGCTCGCTGCGCCTGCTGGTGGACGCGCTGGATGAGCGGGACTGGGTGTCCATCGTCGTCTACGGCAGCGAGGCCCGTCAGGTGCTCGCGCCCACCAACGCCACGCAGAGGGCCAGCATCCTGGGCGCCATCGACAGCCTCCACACGGACGGTTCCACCAACGCGCAGGCCGGCATGGAGCTGGGCTACGCGCTGGCCGCGAGCCACCTGGTGAAGGGCGGCATCAACCGCGTCATCCTCTGCTCGGACGGCGTCGCGAACAACGGCATCACCGAGGCGGATGGCATCTGGGCGCGCGTGAAGGAGCAGGCGGCGGCGGGCATCACGCTGTCCACCGTGGGCTTCGGCATGGGCAACTACAACGACGTGCTGATGGAGCGGCTGGCCCAGGTGGGCGAGGGCAACTACTCCTATGTGGACAAGCTGGAGGAGGCCCGCCGCATCTTCGTGCAGAACCTCACCGGCACGCTCCAGGTGGTGGCCAAGGACGTGAAGCTCCAGGTGGAGTTCGACCGCAAGACGGTGTCCCGCTACCGCCTCATCGGCTACGAGAACCGCCTGCTCACCCAGCAGCAGTTCAACGACGACCGCGTGGACGCGGGCGAGGTGGGCGCGGGCCACGCCGTCACCGCCCTCTACGAGGTGAAGCTGCGCGACCCGGCCCAGACGAACTTCGGCACGCTGCGCATCCGCTACAAGGCGCCGGAGGGTGGCAGCTCGAAGCTCATCGAAAAGGCGATGCCCGTGACGCTGCTGCGTCCGGCCTATGAGAAGGCCGCGTCTCCCACCCGCCTGTCCTACGTGGCCGCCGCCTTCGCGGAGAAGCTGCGCGGCTCCTACTGGGCGCGCCCGCTCACCTACGACGCGCTCGTGTCGCTGTGGGAGGAGCTGGGCACGCCGATGAAGACGCGGCAGGACGTGGTGGAGCTGGGTGAGCTCATCCGGCTGGCGAAGAAGCTGGACCGCCGCGAGGACCGCTTCGAGACCATCGCGCCGGTGCGCACCATGGACGCCGACCGCGTCCCCACCCTCAAGTAA
- a CDS encoding sensor histidine kinase has product MPRRLLPTLVALVLGLAGLAVGLGYLHRIFAAEREDARASLRSRREALEQYARASLGQALREGLEAARGTLAAAKEDPLVATPGLYLREQGEQVLPRLARFDTAGDAIAKDRYARLRAGTEVADEDEGPWKERLERMALVEQALKAKDRRATLLSLMALLEHRARFVLASTRDVPSLLVVLEDVAARGDVVPDLMRGLVRDGLLDGQGGGRLEGLQRLLLLKRSRFTPEDFGFLRAKVVALSQRVGVPVADFEARANELAATPLSLPEAVLEPVLTRSGWYLEPLQGGDVRGLAVDLPGLLTGLTREMRERGLLEADGRVALPGDAPVLTLASLPVAVVSSAWARGEDALESRYRLKTWMLALCAALALVIAALSFVAQHRKYRFLELKSDFVATVSHELRTPLASIRLLAETLEWRVAEGADAKDYPARIIREADGLGFLVENLLSFNRIDKGRWVPKLAPVRLDELVSHLRRDLESGAPVPVELTADVDARELNADAQLLRLLLANLARNACAYNTRSPVRLHVQTLSGGRVHFTDNGTGIPTAEWERVFGEFYRLSGRDGREVPGSGLGLALCRKIARLHGGTLRVASSSPEGTTFELTLPEYRPEARSIA; this is encoded by the coding sequence ATGCCGCGCAGGTTGCTGCCCACCCTCGTCGCCCTCGTGCTCGGCCTCGCCGGGCTCGCGGTCGGCCTGGGCTATCTCCACCGCATCTTCGCCGCGGAACGCGAGGATGCGCGGGCCTCGCTCCGCTCCCGGCGCGAGGCCCTGGAGCAGTACGCCCGCGCGTCGCTGGGACAGGCCCTGCGCGAAGGCCTGGAGGCGGCGCGCGGCACGCTGGCGGCGGCGAAGGAGGATCCGTTGGTGGCCACGCCGGGGCTGTACCTGCGGGAACAGGGGGAGCAGGTGCTGCCCCGGCTGGCGCGGTTCGACACGGCCGGGGATGCCATCGCGAAGGACCGCTACGCGCGGCTGCGCGCGGGCACGGAGGTCGCGGACGAGGACGAAGGTCCGTGGAAGGAGCGGCTGGAGCGCATGGCGCTGGTGGAGCAGGCGCTGAAGGCGAAGGACCGGCGGGCCACGCTGCTGTCGCTGATGGCGCTGCTCGAACACCGCGCCCGCTTCGTGCTCGCGTCCACGCGGGATGTGCCCTCGCTGCTGGTGGTGCTGGAGGACGTGGCGGCGCGGGGCGACGTGGTGCCGGACCTGATGCGGGGCCTGGTGCGCGACGGGCTCCTGGATGGCCAGGGCGGTGGACGGCTGGAGGGCCTGCAACGGCTGCTGCTCCTCAAGCGCTCGCGCTTCACGCCGGAGGACTTCGGCTTCCTGCGCGCGAAGGTGGTGGCGCTCTCCCAGCGCGTGGGCGTGCCGGTGGCGGACTTCGAGGCGCGGGCGAACGAGCTGGCCGCGACGCCGCTGTCGCTTCCGGAGGCCGTGCTGGAGCCGGTGCTCACGCGCTCCGGCTGGTACCTGGAGCCGCTCCAGGGAGGCGACGTGCGCGGGCTGGCGGTGGACCTGCCCGGGCTCCTGACGGGGCTCACCCGCGAGATGCGCGAGCGCGGCCTGCTGGAGGCGGACGGACGCGTGGCGCTGCCAGGGGACGCGCCGGTGCTGACGCTCGCGTCGCTGCCGGTGGCGGTGGTGTCGTCCGCGTGGGCGCGAGGCGAGGACGCGCTGGAGAGCCGCTACCGGCTCAAGACGTGGATGCTGGCCCTGTGCGCGGCGCTGGCGCTCGTCATCGCGGCGCTGTCCTTCGTGGCGCAGCACCGCAAGTACCGCTTCCTGGAGCTCAAGAGCGACTTCGTGGCCACGGTGTCGCACGAGCTGCGCACGCCGCTGGCCTCCATCCGGCTGCTCGCGGAGACGCTGGAGTGGCGGGTGGCGGAGGGCGCGGACGCGAAGGACTACCCCGCGCGCATCATCCGCGAGGCGGACGGGCTGGGCTTCCTGGTGGAGAACCTGCTGTCGTTCAACCGCATCGACAAGGGCCGCTGGGTGCCGAAGCTCGCGCCGGTGCGGCTGGACGAGCTGGTCTCCCACCTGCGCCGCGACCTGGAGTCCGGCGCGCCGGTGCCGGTGGAGCTGACCGCGGACGTGGACGCGCGCGAGCTGAACGCGGACGCGCAGTTGCTGCGGCTCCTCTTGGCGAACCTGGCGCGCAACGCGTGCGCGTACAACACCCGCAGCCCCGTGAGGCTGCACGTCCAGACGCTGTCCGGAGGACGCGTGCACTTCACGGACAACGGCACCGGCATCCCGACGGCCGAGTGGGAGCGCGTCTTCGGTGAGTTCTACCGGCTGTCCGGGCGCGACGGCCGCGAGGTGCCCGGCAGTGGGCTGGGGCTCGCGCTGTGCCGGAAAATCGCGAGGCTGCACGGAGGCACGCTGCGCGTCGCGTCCTCCAGCCCCGAAGGCACGACGTTCGAATTGACCCTTCCCGAGTACCGGCCCGAGGCCCGGAGCATCGCATGA
- a CDS encoding SDR family NAD(P)-dependent oxidoreductase — MPDQVLITGASRGIGQAAAERFRKEGWRVINVARGPCPVPDVVNVRVDLAVPGWEPAVEAALRDGAARGPGRLCVVHNAALYEHDDALSMDADHLRRVLEVNIVAPLVLNRLARPLLTDGSSLLYVASTLGEKAVKGVASYVTTKHALIGMMRATCQDLAGTQVHTAAVCPGFTDTEMLREHLGTDPAVRASVAGMTTFGRLITPEEIAGVLYTCATTPVLNGAVIHANLGQVER; from the coding sequence ATGCCTGACCAGGTCCTCATCACCGGCGCCAGCCGGGGCATCGGGCAGGCGGCGGCGGAGCGCTTCCGCAAGGAGGGCTGGCGCGTCATCAACGTCGCGCGCGGCCCGTGCCCCGTGCCGGACGTCGTCAACGTGCGCGTGGACCTGGCCGTGCCGGGCTGGGAGCCCGCCGTCGAAGCGGCGCTGCGCGACGGCGCGGCCCGGGGACCGGGGCGCCTGTGCGTCGTGCACAACGCCGCCCTCTACGAGCACGACGACGCGCTGAGCATGGACGCGGACCACCTGCGCCGCGTGCTGGAGGTCAACATCGTGGCGCCGCTGGTGCTCAACCGGCTGGCGCGGCCGCTGCTCACGGACGGCTCGTCGCTGCTCTACGTGGCGTCCACGCTGGGGGAGAAGGCCGTGAAGGGCGTGGCGTCCTACGTGACGACGAAGCACGCGCTCATCGGGATGATGCGGGCCACCTGCCAGGACCTGGCGGGAACCCAGGTCCACACCGCCGCCGTCTGCCCGGGCTTCACCGACACGGAGATGCTCCGGGAGCACCTGGGCACGGACCCCGCCGTGCGCGCGAGCGTGGCGGGGATGACGACGTTCGGGCGGCTCATCACGCCGGAGGAGATTGCCGGCGTGCTCTACACCTGCGCCACCACCCCCGTCCTCAATGGCGCGGTCATCCACGCCAACCTGGGACAGGTGGAGCGCTGA
- a CDS encoding DUF3142 domain-containing protein has protein sequence MLPDASLPHAAPGPRRGLRATLVLTALCLPLSVSAPVVPGPPPRLVLWAWERPEDLRFLEGRAVDVAFLLATLDLTDEDVHVVHRRQPLRVPPGIALKATVRLQMLPGSSLARFDSERLEDLAQRLDVLARRHAVTALQLDFDARGSETEAYVGLLQRLRARLPPGMSLSITGLASWCVPGGWIARAPVDEVVPQLFRMGRDAPVWRARFARGLPRPCSGSMGLAMDEWQPVPPGVSTLYLFNPRPWTPDAFASAVAETQS, from the coding sequence ATGCTCCCCGACGCCTCCCTCCCGCATGCGGCACCCGGCCCACGGCGCGGCCTGCGGGCCACCCTCGTCCTCACGGCGCTGTGCCTGCCGCTGTCCGTCTCCGCGCCGGTGGTGCCCGGGCCGCCGCCCCGCCTGGTCCTCTGGGCCTGGGAGCGGCCGGAGGACCTGCGCTTCCTGGAGGGCCGCGCGGTGGACGTCGCCTTCCTGCTCGCGACGCTCGACCTCACGGATGAAGACGTCCACGTGGTGCACCGCCGGCAGCCGCTGCGGGTTCCCCCCGGCATCGCGTTGAAGGCCACGGTGCGGTTGCAGATGCTTCCGGGCAGCTCGCTCGCGCGCTTCGACTCCGAGCGCCTGGAGGACCTGGCGCAACGCCTGGACGTGCTCGCGCGCCGCCATGCCGTGACGGCGCTGCAACTGGACTTCGATGCGCGCGGGTCGGAGACCGAGGCGTACGTCGGCCTGCTCCAGCGGCTGCGCGCGCGCCTGCCTCCGGGGATGTCGCTGTCCATCACGGGGCTCGCGTCGTGGTGCGTTCCCGGCGGTTGGATTGCGCGGGCGCCCGTGGACGAAGTGGTGCCGCAGCTCTTCCGCATGGGGCGCGATGCCCCGGTCTGGCGTGCGCGGTTCGCACGCGGGCTGCCCCGCCCGTGCTCCGGCAGCATGGGGCTGGCGATGGACGAGTGGCAGCCCGTGCCTCCCGGCGTCTCGACCCTCTATCTCTTCAACCCCCGGCCGTGGACGCCCGACGCGTTCGCCTCCGCCGTGGCGGAGACCCAGTCATGA
- a CDS encoding 6-pyruvoyl trahydropterin synthase family protein, translating to MAPRTTTLELHKEEMKFSAGHFTIFSATHRENLHGHNFSVYVALTGEVAEDGLLSDYGPLKQAIIARCKAWNETFFLPAHSKHLRLERDDQGNHVAHFNGEELRFLARDVTVLPVANVSLEELARVFGEELVGDGSAMARDHITGLVVKCASGPGQWACWEWKRDA from the coding sequence ATGGCGCCGCGCACGACGACCCTCGAATTGCACAAGGAAGAGATGAAGTTCTCCGCGGGGCACTTCACCATCTTCTCCGCCACGCACCGCGAGAACCTGCATGGGCACAACTTCTCCGTCTACGTCGCGCTGACGGGGGAGGTGGCCGAGGACGGCCTGCTGTCGGACTACGGTCCGCTCAAGCAGGCCATCATCGCCCGCTGCAAGGCGTGGAACGAGACGTTCTTCCTGCCCGCCCACTCCAAGCACCTGCGGCTGGAGCGGGACGACCAGGGCAACCACGTCGCGCACTTCAACGGCGAGGAGCTGCGCTTCCTGGCGCGCGACGTGACGGTGCTGCCGGTGGCCAACGTGTCGCTGGAGGAGCTGGCGCGCGTCTTCGGCGAGGAGCTGGTGGGGGACGGCAGCGCCATGGCCCGCGACCACATCACCGGGCTGGTGGTGAAGTGCGCCTCGGGCCCGGGACAGTGGGCCTGCTGGGAGTGGAAGCGGGATGCCTGA
- a CDS encoding NADP-dependent glyceraldehyde-3-phosphate dehydrogenase gives MTALDTLFPSEEQIPPGVRLPAYLEQREYLVGGELRTWTGELNPVASPVFVRTPEGLKQKVIGATPLLTSRESLDALAAAVKAYDSGRGVWPSLKVAERIEHVERFLTAMRAQRTAVVNLLMWEIGKTQPDSEKEFDRTVDLIVETIRALKELDRTSSRFVQDQGIMAQIRRAPMGVALCMGPYNYPLNETFSTLFPALLMGNTVVFKPAKFGVLLVRPLLEAFRDCFPPGVINIIYGRGRETVGALMESGQVDLFAFIGTNKGASELKRMHPRPHRLKSVLGLDAKNPAIILEDADLDNAVKECITGTLSFNGQRCTALKLLVVHRNVVDAFLAKFTAAVDRLKPGMPWDPGVAVTPLPEPGKGTYLQGLVDDAVSKGARVVNQTGGQASRSFYSPTVVYPVTKDMRLATEEQFGPVVPVMVFDDDAEAVRLVVESHFGQQLSLFGKDSARIGRFIDAFSNQVGRINLNCQCQRGPDTFPFNGRKDSAEGTLSVADALRVFSIRTLVATKTTPDNTSLVQSILTRRESDFLTTDFLF, from the coding sequence ATGACGGCACTCGACACCCTCTTTCCCTCCGAAGAGCAGATTCCCCCGGGAGTGCGCCTCCCCGCGTACCTGGAGCAGCGCGAGTACCTGGTGGGCGGTGAGCTGCGCACCTGGACGGGTGAGCTCAACCCCGTGGCCAGCCCCGTGTTCGTCCGGACCCCCGAAGGGCTGAAGCAGAAGGTCATTGGCGCGACGCCGCTGCTCACCTCGCGCGAGTCCCTGGACGCGCTGGCGGCGGCGGTGAAGGCGTACGACTCCGGCCGGGGCGTCTGGCCCTCGCTCAAGGTCGCCGAGCGCATCGAGCACGTGGAGCGCTTCCTCACCGCCATGCGCGCCCAGCGCACCGCCGTGGTGAACCTGCTCATGTGGGAGATTGGCAAGACGCAGCCGGACTCGGAGAAGGAGTTCGACCGCACGGTGGACCTCATCGTGGAGACCATCCGCGCGCTGAAGGAGCTGGACCGCACGTCGTCCCGCTTCGTGCAGGACCAGGGCATCATGGCGCAGATCCGCCGCGCGCCCATGGGCGTGGCCCTGTGCATGGGGCCGTACAACTACCCCCTCAACGAGACCTTCAGCACGCTCTTCCCCGCGCTGCTCATGGGCAACACCGTGGTGTTCAAGCCCGCCAAGTTCGGCGTGCTGCTGGTGCGCCCGCTGCTGGAGGCCTTCCGCGACTGCTTCCCGCCCGGTGTCATCAACATCATCTACGGCCGCGGCCGGGAGACGGTGGGCGCGCTGATGGAGAGCGGGCAGGTGGACCTGTTCGCCTTCATCGGCACCAACAAGGGCGCCAGCGAATTGAAGCGCATGCACCCGCGCCCGCACCGCCTCAAGTCCGTGCTGGGCCTGGACGCGAAGAACCCGGCCATCATCCTGGAGGACGCGGACCTGGATAACGCCGTGAAGGAGTGCATCACCGGCACGCTGTCCTTCAACGGCCAGCGCTGCACGGCGCTCAAGCTGCTGGTGGTGCACCGCAACGTCGTGGACGCGTTCCTCGCGAAGTTCACCGCCGCCGTGGACAGGCTCAAGCCCGGCATGCCGTGGGACCCGGGCGTCGCCGTCACGCCGCTGCCGGAGCCGGGCAAGGGGACGTACCTCCAGGGGCTGGTGGACGACGCCGTGTCCAAGGGCGCCCGCGTGGTGAACCAGACGGGCGGGCAGGCGTCGCGGTCGTTCTACTCACCCACCGTGGTGTACCCGGTGACGAAGGACATGCGGCTGGCCACGGAAGAGCAGTTCGGCCCGGTGGTGCCGGTGATGGTCTTCGACGACGACGCGGAGGCCGTGCGGCTGGTGGTGGAGTCGCACTTCGGCCAGCAGCTCAGCCTGTTCGGGAAGGACTCGGCGCGCATCGGGCGGTTCATCGACGCGTTCTCCAACCAGGTGGGCCGCATCAACCTCAACTGCCAGTGCCAGCGCGGCCCGGACACGTTCCCCTTCAACGGCCGCAAGGACTCCGCGGAAGGGACGCTGTCGGTGGCGGACGCGCTGCGGGTGTTCTCCATCCGCACGCTGGTGGCCACGAAGACGACCCCGGACAACACGTCGCTCGTCCAATCCATCCTGACCCGCAGAGAGTCGGATTTCCTCACCACGGACTTCCTCTTCTAG
- a CDS encoding carboxypeptidase-like regulatory domain-containing protein produces the protein MRFLLHVVPVLALLLTSAPTSARSDSAIFGTVIDVVTREPIGDVVISATSPSLQKPEEVTVTDAQGNFRIPRLPPGVYALRFEHEHQYPYKLEDLQLREGRSLRTHVELAPADSRAVMICY, from the coding sequence ATGAGATTCCTGCTCCACGTCGTGCCAGTCCTCGCGTTGCTGCTGACGTCCGCGCCCACGAGCGCCAGGTCCGACAGCGCCATCTTCGGCACCGTCATCGACGTCGTCACCCGGGAGCCCATCGGGGACGTGGTCATCAGCGCGACCTCGCCCTCCCTCCAGAAACCCGAGGAGGTCACGGTCACGGATGCCCAGGGGAACTTCCGCATCCCGCGGCTACCGCCAGGGGTCTATGCGCTGCGCTTCGAGCACGAGCACCAGTACCCGTACAAGCTCGAAGACCTTCAGCTTCGAGAGGGGCGCTCGCTCCGGACCCACGTCGAGCTGGCTCCAGCGGACTCCAGGGCCGTCATGATCTGCTATTGA
- the queD gene encoding 6-carboxytetrahydropterin synthase QueD: MEAVPVKNPTLVTEISKEFTFEAAHRLPNVPEGHKCSRVHGHSYRIEITLRGPVHPHFGWIVDFAELNAAWQPLHAQLDHRLLNDVPGLENPTSELLAAWLFERVNVPGTTVARIRVAETCTSSCTVYAAEG, from the coding sequence ATGGAGGCCGTTCCCGTGAAGAACCCCACCCTCGTCACCGAAATCTCGAAGGAGTTCACCTTCGAGGCCGCGCACCGCCTGCCCAACGTTCCCGAGGGGCACAAGTGCTCGCGGGTTCACGGCCACAGCTACCGCATCGAAATCACCCTGCGCGGCCCGGTGCATCCGCACTTCGGCTGGATCGTCGACTTCGCGGAGCTGAACGCCGCCTGGCAGCCGCTGCACGCCCAGCTGGACCACCGGCTGCTCAACGACGTCCCCGGCCTGGAGAACCCCACGAGCGAGCTGCTGGCCGCGTGGCTCTTCGAGCGCGTGAACGTGCCGGGCACCACCGTCGCGCGCATCCGCGTCGCGGAGACCTGCACGTCCTCGTGCACCGTCTACGCCGCGGAGGGCTGA
- a CDS encoding response regulator transcription factor gives MTIAAPTVLVVEDDPNLRLALRDNLEHQGGYAVEEAATVKEAREHLSRRDFQLILLDVMLPDGDGYSLCRALREEGMGVPVLMLTARTLEEDVVRGFESGAQDYLGKPYRLRELLARVGAHLKRSGAVAPTKLLRFAGYSVDLDRRRVETPEGAEVELTRKEFDLLAFFVRERERALKRDEILDAVWGTDVVVDPHTVDNFVSSLKRKLKWTSASRFSIQTVRGVGYRMEVER, from the coding sequence ATGACCATCGCCGCCCCCACCGTCCTCGTCGTCGAGGACGACCCGAACCTGCGGCTCGCGCTGCGCGACAACCTGGAGCACCAGGGAGGCTACGCCGTGGAGGAGGCCGCCACGGTGAAGGAGGCGCGCGAGCACCTGTCCCGCCGCGACTTCCAGCTCATCCTCCTGGACGTGATGCTGCCGGACGGCGACGGCTACTCGCTCTGCCGCGCGCTGCGCGAGGAGGGCATGGGCGTGCCGGTGCTGATGCTCACCGCGCGCACGCTGGAGGAGGACGTGGTGCGAGGCTTCGAGTCCGGCGCGCAGGACTACCTGGGCAAGCCCTACCGGCTGCGCGAGCTGTTGGCGCGAGTGGGCGCGCACCTGAAGCGCAGCGGCGCCGTCGCCCCCACGAAGCTGCTGCGCTTCGCGGGCTACAGCGTGGACCTGGACCGGCGGCGCGTGGAGACGCCCGAGGGCGCGGAGGTGGAATTGACGCGCAAGGAGTTCGACCTGCTGGCCTTCTTCGTGCGCGAGCGCGAGCGGGCGCTCAAGCGCGATGAGATTCTGGACGCGGTGTGGGGCACGGACGTGGTGGTGGATCCGCACACGGTGGACAACTTCGTCTCCAGCCTGAAGCGGAAGCTCAAGTGGACCAGCGCCTCCCGCTTCTCCATCCAGACCGTGCGAGGCGTAGGCTACCGGATGGAGGTCGAGCGATGA
- a CDS encoding ArsR/SmtB family transcription factor: MPEADVFSALANPVRREILMQLRKGPRAVNDLASGFNLGRPAVSEHLQVLRKAQLVREEPRGRERYYHLDPRPLSEVDDWLKAFTHYWKQRLAALEDVLDEESRK; this comes from the coding sequence ATGCCCGAAGCGGATGTCTTTTCGGCGCTGGCCAATCCGGTGCGCCGCGAAATCCTGATGCAGCTGCGCAAGGGGCCGCGCGCGGTGAACGACCTGGCCAGCGGCTTCAACCTGGGGCGCCCCGCCGTCTCCGAACATCTCCAGGTCCTGCGCAAGGCCCAGCTCGTCCGCGAGGAGCCGCGCGGACGGGAGCGCTACTACCACCTGGATCCACGTCCGCTGTCGGAGGTGGACGACTGGCTCAAGGCCTTCACGCACTACTGGAAGCAGCGGCTTGCCGCGCTCGAGGACGTGCTCGACGAGGAGTCACGCAAATGA
- a CDS encoding SRPBCC family protein, with protein MNPPAVIQLDHVYAHPPAAVWKALTDPALHAKWWAAGDVRPVVGHRFTLDMGPWGQQPCEVLAVEPERLLKYSFATGTLDTTLTWRLAPEGTGTRLTLTHEGFNLDSPMGRRAFEGMKPGWPGVLARLGTTLGV; from the coding sequence ATGAATCCCCCCGCCGTCATCCAGTTGGACCACGTGTATGCCCATCCGCCCGCCGCCGTGTGGAAGGCGCTGACGGACCCGGCGCTCCACGCGAAGTGGTGGGCCGCGGGCGACGTGCGCCCCGTCGTGGGCCACCGCTTCACGCTCGACATGGGCCCCTGGGGCCAGCAGCCGTGTGAAGTCCTCGCGGTGGAGCCGGAGCGGCTGCTCAAATACAGCTTCGCGACGGGCACGCTCGACACGACCCTCACCTGGCGCCTGGCGCCGGAGGGCACCGGGACGCGCCTCACCCTCACGCACGAAGGCTTCAACCTGGACTCGCCCATGGGCCGCCGCGCCTTCGAGGGCATGAAGCCGGGCTGGCCGGGGGTGCTCGCACGCCTGGGAACCACACTCGGCGTCTGA